From the genome of Thermaerobacter marianensis DSM 12885:
CGTGCGGGTGGCGGTCCTCGGAGCCAGCGGCTACGCGGGCGGCGAGCTGGTGCGGCTGCTGGTGCGGCACCCCCGGGTGGAGCTGGTGGCGGTGGCCGGTTCGTCCCGCGCCGGCGAGCCCATGGCCGCGGTGTTCCCCCACCTCCGGGGCATCGTGGAGCTGGACCTGGCCGAGGCGGCCAGCCCGGCCCTGTGGGACGACCTTGAGCTGGACTTCGTCTTCCTCGCCCTGCCCAGCGGCCAGGCGGCGGAGCTGCTGCCCCGGGTGCTGCCCCGGGCCTGGGAGCGGGGGGTGCGGGTGATCGACCTCAGCGGGGACCTGCGCTTGCCCGCCAGCCTCTATGAGCCCTGGTACGGCCGGCCCGCGGCCGACCCCGCCCTGCAGGCCGAGGCCGTCTACGGCCTCAGCGAGCTCTTCCCCGGCCGCATCCGGGAGGCCCGCCTGGTGGCGAATCCGGGCTGCTACCCGACCGCCATCCTGCTGGCCCTGGCGCCCCTGGCGGCCGCCGGCGGCCTGGCGAGCGGCCAGGTCGTGGTCGACGCCAAGAGCGGCGTCTCCGGCGCGGGGCGCGGGGCGTCGGCGTCGACCGCCTTCGCCGAGGTCAACGAGAATTTCTACCCCTACAAGGTCGGACGCCATCAGCACACGCCGGAGATCGAACACGTGCTGGCGGAACTGGCCGGCCAGGGGGTGACGGTCCTGCTGACCACGCACCTCTTGCCCGTCACCCGGGGGATCCTGGCCACCTGCTATGTGCGCCCGCCCGAGGGGTGGTGGCCCGCTCCGCCGGTGGGGGAGGTGGCGGCGGCGAAGGCGGTGATCGGAGGCGTCGGCGGTCCGGCCGCGCACCCCGCCGGCCTAGCCGCCCAAGGGGCGGGAGCGGCCGCGGCCGCCGGAGCGGGCCGCACGGCGATGCAGGGCGCCGGGGAAGCCGGGGCGCCGCAGCAGCCGGACGGCGCCGGCGACCTTGGGGTCGTCCTGGACGGGCTCTACCGGTCCTTCTACGCCGGAAAGCCGTTCGTGCGGGTTCTTCCGCCCGGGCAGGTCCCGGCCATCAAGCACGTGCAAGGGTCCAACTTCTGCGACATCGGGCTGCATTACGACCGCCGCAGCGGGTGGATCACGGTCTTCGCCGCCATCGACAACCTGGTGAAGGGTGCGGCCGGGCAGGCCGTTCAGAATCTCAATCTCATGGCAGGTTGGGACGAGACGGCGGGCCTCGACCTGGTGCCCTTGTTCCCCTGAGGCGTCGCGGGAAGGAGTTTCGGGATGAACCAGCAGGATGGCGTCATGACCTCGCGGACCGCGGTGCCGGCCCCCGGGGCGTTCGTCCTTCAGCCCGGCTGGGGCGTGACGGCCCCTGCCGGCTTCCAGGCCGGGGGCCTGCACTGCGGGATCAAGAAGCGGAAGCCCGACCTGGGCTGGATCGTCGCCGAGGCACCCTGTGCCGCGGCCGCGGTGTATACGCAAAACCGCGTCCACGCGCCGTGCCTCGACGTGACGCGGGCTGCCCTGGCGGCGTCCGGTGGCTACCTGCAGGCGGTGGTCTGCAACAGCGGCAACGCCAACGTGTGCACCCCCCGGGCCGCTGCCGACGCGCGGGAGCTGCAGGCGCTGGTGGCAGCGGCCCTGGGCATCGCCCCGGAGCTGGTGGCGGTCGCCCAGACGGGCGTGATCGGCGAGCCCATGCCCATGGCGGCGGTGCGCCAGGGGGTGGCGGCCCTGCCGGCGGTCACCTCGCCGGAGGGCGGCGAGGCCTTCGCCGAGGCGATCCTGACCACCGACACCCGCACCAAGCAGTGGGGGGCGCTGTGCCACCTGCCGGCGGGCACGGCCGCCGGCGCGGGGGGCGACGGGGCGGACCCACGGGCCGGCACCGGCCGGTTCGTCCGGATCGGCGGGGCCGCCAAGGGGTCGGGGATGATCCACCCCAACATGGCGACCATGCTGGCCTTCATCACCACCGACGCCGCCGTCGAGCCCGCCGCCCTGCAGGCCTGGCTGCGGGAGGTCACCCAGCGCACCTTCAACGCCATCACCGTCGACGGCGACACCAGCACCAACGACATGGTGGTGGTCCTGGCCAGCGGCCGGGCGGAGGGCGAGCCCCTGGCCCCGGGGCGACCGGGCTGGGAGACCTGGGCGGCGGCGGCCGAGGCCGTGTGCGACCGGCTGGCCCGGGAGATCGCCGCCGACGGCGAGGGGGCGACCCGGCTGATCACCGTCGAGGTGGAAGGGGCGCCGGGCGACGCCGAGGCCCGGCAGGTGGCCCGGACGGTGGCGTCGTCCCCCCTGGTCAAGGCTGCCGTCCACGGGGCCGACGCCAACTGGGGCCGCGTCCTGGCAGCCGCGGGCCGGTCGGGGGTCGAGCTGGACCCCGCGCGGGTGGACGTGGACCTCGGGTCCATCCCCGTGTGCCGCGGCGGCCTGGGGGTGTCCTTCGACGAGGCGGCGGCCGCGGCCTACCTGCGGTCGGCGGAGGTGCTGATCCGGATCAAGGTGGGCGACGGCCCGGGCCGGGGCCGGGCCTACGGCTGCGACCTGAGCCCGGACTACGTCCACATCAACGCCAGCTACCGCACCTAGGGCGCATACCCGCCCGCCGGGCCCGGTGCGGCCGGCGCCGGCGGCGTGCGACGGGGCGTGCGACGGAAGGGGAGGAACCCGTCTTGGCAGTGGAGGCGATTCCGGAGCAATCGGCAGGCACCCTGGACGGCCTCGCCCGCCTCTCGCCGGAGGTCAAGGCGGCCGTCCTGGCCGACGTGTTGCCCTGGGTGCAGCGGTTTGCCGGCCGCATCGTGGTGGTGAAGCACGGCGGGTCGACGCTGGCCCCGGCCCCTGCCCCTCCTTCGGAGACGGCGGCCGGGCCCGCGTCCCCGGGAACCGCGCAACCGGCGGGGGGGCCCGGTGGACCCGCGCCCGCCGCCTCGATCCCCGCCGCCCCGGCCTGCGCCGGGGACGGCATCCTCCAGGACGTCGCCATGTTGCAGGCCCTGGGCGTCCGTCCCGTGGTGGTTCACGGCGGCGGCAAGGCCATCACCGCGTGGCTGAACCGGCTGGACCTGCCGGCCCGGTTCGTCGACGGGCTGCGGGTGACCGACGGGCCGACCCTGGCGGTGGTGGAGATGGTGCTGGCCGGCCAGGTGAACAAGGCCCTGGTGACGGGTCTCAACCAGGCCGCGGGCCGGGCCGTCGCCGTGGGCCTGTCGGGCTGTGACGCCGGGCTGCTGGTGGCCCGGCCCAAGCGGCCGGGGGGGCGCGACCTGGGCTTCGTGGGCGAGATCGTCCGGGTCAACACGGCCTTCCTGGAGCGGCTGTTGGAGGCCGGGTTCGTCCCGGTCATCGCGCCCGTGGCCGTGGGGGAGGACGGCACCCACTACAACGTCAACGCCGACGACGCGGCGGCGGCGGTGGCCGGGGCCCTGCGGGCGGAGAAGCTGGTCTTCCTGACCGACGTTCCCGGCGTGATGGCCGACGTGGACGGCGACGGGGCGCCCGAGATCGTCTCGCAGCTGGATGCCGGGACCGCCCGGGCCTTCATCGCCCGGGGGGAGATCCGCGGCGGCATGGTGCCCAAGGTGGAGGCGGGCCTGCGGGCCCTGGCCGCGGGGGCGGGCAGCGTGCACATCATCGACGGCCGGCGGCCCCACGCGCTGCTGGTTGAGCTCTTCACCAGCGAGGGGGTCGGTACCATGGTGGTGGCCGGCGAGAGGGGGCGGGTGGCATGACGGCGGGCGGCATGATGGCGGCGGGCGGAACGCCCGGCGGTACGGCCGGCGGGCCGGCCCAGGGGCCTGGGTCATCCCATCTCTTTCCGAATTATCGCCGCCTGCCCGTGGCCTTCGTACGCGGGGAGGGCGCCTGGCTGTACGACGCCGAGGGCCGCGCCTGGCTGGACTGCACCAGCGGCATCGGCGTCACGGTGCTGGGCCACGCCCACCCCGTGGTGACCGAGGCCATCCGGCGGCAGGCGGGCCAGCTGCTTCACTGCTCGAACCTCTACCGGATCCCGCAACAGGAGGAACTGGCCCGGCGCCTGGCGGCGCGCACGGGACTGGACTGCGCCTTCTTCGCCAACAGCGGGGCCGAGGCCAACGAGGCGGCCATCAAGCTGGCGCGCCGGTACTGGTGGCTCGCCCGCCGCGGGGCGGCGGAGCAGGCGGCCGGCCCGGCGGGTGAGACCGGCGAGGGCCCCGAGATCATCGCCTTCGAAGGAAGCTTCCACGGGCGGACCCTGGGCGCCCTGGCGGCCACGGGCCAGCCCCACTACCACGAGGGCTTCCACCCCTTGCCCGGCGGCTTCCGCCATGTGCCGTTCAACGACCTCGAGGCCGTGGCGGCGGCCATCACCCCCCGCACCTGTGCCATCCTGGTGGAACCCGTGCAGGGCGAGGGCGGGGTGGTGCCGGCGGCACCGGGGTTTTTGGCCGGGCTGCGGGAACTCTGCGACCGCCACGGCCTGCTGCTCATCGCCGACGAGGTCCAGACGGGCTGCGGCCGCACCGGCACCTTCCTCGCCATGCAGGGCGAGGGCGTCCGGCCCGACGTGGTGACCCTGGCCAAGGCGCTGGCCAACGGCGTGCCCATCGGGGCCATGCTGGCCGGCGGGCACCTGGCCGAGGTGCTGGGGCCGGGAACCCACGCCTCCACCTTCGGCGGCAACCCCCTGGCGGCCACGGCCGCCCTGGCCACCCTGGACGTGCTGGAGCGGGAGAACCTGCCGGAACGCGCCGCCGGCCTCGGCGAGTACCTGCGGACCCGCCTGGCGGAGGTGGCCCGGCGGCATCCGGGCTGCCAGGGTGTGCGGGGCCGCGGGCTCATGCTGGGCCTGGTGCTGGACGGCCCGGCGGCGCCGGTGGTGGAAGCCTGCTTCGCCGAGGGGCTGCTGGTCACGGTGGCCGGCGGCCGGGTGGTCCGGTTCCTCCCGCCCCTGACCGTCACCGTGGAGGAACTGGACCAGGCGGTGGAACGCCTGGAGCGGGCCCTGGCTCGCGTGAGCCGGGCCACGGCGTGAGGACGGGAGGGAGACCGGTGGATTCGTGGACGCAGGCGGGAGCAGGGCCGCTGGCGGTGCCGGCGGCCGGATCCCCTCGACCTTGGCCCGGCCTGGCCGGCCGGGACTTCCTCACCTTGAGCGACTTCACACCCGACGAGCTGGCGGGGCTGCTGGACCTGGCGGCGGCCCTCAAGCAGGAGGGCCCGGTCGCACCGGGTGCCGAGCCCCTCTACGGCAAGACCCTGGCCATGATCTTCGAGAAGCCCTCCACCCGGACGCGGGTGTCCTTCGAGGTCGGCATGCAGCAGCTGGGCGGCCGGGTCCTCAACCTGAGCCCGCGGGAACTGCAGCTCAGCCGGGGCGAGACCCTGGCGGACACCGCCCGGGTCCTCTCCCGGTACGTCGACGCCCTGATGGTCCGGGCCTACTCCCACGCCACCGTGGAGGAACTGGCCGAAGCCGCCTCCATCCCCGTCATCAACGGGCTGACGGACCTATATCATCCCTGCCAGATCATGGCGGACCTCCTGACCATCCGCGAGTACAAGGGGCGCCTGCGGGGCGTGACGGTGGCCTACGTGGGCGACAGCAACAACGTGGCCCACACGTGGCTGCTGGGGGCGGCCCTCATGGGCCTGCACCTGCGGCTCGCCTGCCCGCCGGGTTACGAGCCGCGGCCCGAGGTCCTGGCGCTGGCCAAGACCCTGGCCCGGGACACGGGCGCCACGGTCCAGGTGCTCCACGACCCCGTGGCGGCCGTGCGCGGGGCGGAGGTGGTGTACACCGACGTGTGGACCAGCATGGGCCAGGAAGGGGAGGAAGAGGAGCGGCGGCAGATCTTCGCGCCGTACCAGGTCAACGCCGACCTGGTGGCCCACGCGGCGCCGGATTTCATCTTCATGCACTGCATGCCCGCCCACCGCGGGGAGGAAGTGACCGGCGACGTGCTGGACGGCCCCCACTCGGTGGTGCTCGACCAGGCGGAAAACCGCCTGCACGTGCAGAAGGCCATCTTGCTCGCCCTGCTGGGTTGAACGGGCCGGGCCCGCCCGGCGGCCCGGCACCCCCACGGCCGGGGGCCCGGCCGGTTCGTCCGGAAGGTCAGCAGGTGGCGGGA
Proteins encoded in this window:
- the argC gene encoding N-acetyl-gamma-glutamyl-phosphate reductase gives rise to the protein MTVSVRVAVLGASGYAGGELVRLLVRHPRVELVAVAGSSRAGEPMAAVFPHLRGIVELDLAEAASPALWDDLELDFVFLALPSGQAAELLPRVLPRAWERGVRVIDLSGDLRLPASLYEPWYGRPAADPALQAEAVYGLSELFPGRIREARLVANPGCYPTAILLALAPLAAAGGLASGQVVVDAKSGVSGAGRGASASTAFAEVNENFYPYKVGRHQHTPEIEHVLAELAGQGVTVLLTTHLLPVTRGILATCYVRPPEGWWPAPPVGEVAAAKAVIGGVGGPAAHPAGLAAQGAGAAAAAGAGRTAMQGAGEAGAPQQPDGAGDLGVVLDGLYRSFYAGKPFVRVLPPGQVPAIKHVQGSNFCDIGLHYDRRSGWITVFAAIDNLVKGAAGQAVQNLNLMAGWDETAGLDLVPLFP
- the argJ gene encoding bifunctional ornithine acetyltransferase/N-acetylglutamate synthase — translated: MNQQDGVMTSRTAVPAPGAFVLQPGWGVTAPAGFQAGGLHCGIKKRKPDLGWIVAEAPCAAAAVYTQNRVHAPCLDVTRAALAASGGYLQAVVCNSGNANVCTPRAAADARELQALVAAALGIAPELVAVAQTGVIGEPMPMAAVRQGVAALPAVTSPEGGEAFAEAILTTDTRTKQWGALCHLPAGTAAGAGGDGADPRAGTGRFVRIGGAAKGSGMIHPNMATMLAFITTDAAVEPAALQAWLREVTQRTFNAITVDGDTSTNDMVVVLASGRAEGEPLAPGRPGWETWAAAAEAVCDRLAREIAADGEGATRLITVEVEGAPGDAEARQVARTVASSPLVKAAVHGADANWGRVLAAAGRSGVELDPARVDVDLGSIPVCRGGLGVSFDEAAAAAYLRSAEVLIRIKVGDGPGRGRAYGCDLSPDYVHINASYRT
- the argB gene encoding acetylglutamate kinase; protein product: MEAIPEQSAGTLDGLARLSPEVKAAVLADVLPWVQRFAGRIVVVKHGGSTLAPAPAPPSETAAGPASPGTAQPAGGPGGPAPAASIPAAPACAGDGILQDVAMLQALGVRPVVVHGGGKAITAWLNRLDLPARFVDGLRVTDGPTLAVVEMVLAGQVNKALVTGLNQAAGRAVAVGLSGCDAGLLVARPKRPGGRDLGFVGEIVRVNTAFLERLLEAGFVPVIAPVAVGEDGTHYNVNADDAAAAVAGALRAEKLVFLTDVPGVMADVDGDGAPEIVSQLDAGTARAFIARGEIRGGMVPKVEAGLRALAAGAGSVHIIDGRRPHALLVELFTSEGVGTMVVAGERGRVA
- a CDS encoding aspartate aminotransferase family protein, coding for MTAGGMMAAGGTPGGTAGGPAQGPGSSHLFPNYRRLPVAFVRGEGAWLYDAEGRAWLDCTSGIGVTVLGHAHPVVTEAIRRQAGQLLHCSNLYRIPQQEELARRLAARTGLDCAFFANSGAEANEAAIKLARRYWWLARRGAAEQAAGPAGETGEGPEIIAFEGSFHGRTLGALAATGQPHYHEGFHPLPGGFRHVPFNDLEAVAAAITPRTCAILVEPVQGEGGVVPAAPGFLAGLRELCDRHGLLLIADEVQTGCGRTGTFLAMQGEGVRPDVVTLAKALANGVPIGAMLAGGHLAEVLGPGTHASTFGGNPLAATAALATLDVLERENLPERAAGLGEYLRTRLAEVARRHPGCQGVRGRGLMLGLVLDGPAAPVVEACFAEGLLVTVAGGRVVRFLPPLTVTVEELDQAVERLERALARVSRATA
- the argF gene encoding ornithine carbamoyltransferase, encoding MDSWTQAGAGPLAVPAAGSPRPWPGLAGRDFLTLSDFTPDELAGLLDLAAALKQEGPVAPGAEPLYGKTLAMIFEKPSTRTRVSFEVGMQQLGGRVLNLSPRELQLSRGETLADTARVLSRYVDALMVRAYSHATVEELAEAASIPVINGLTDLYHPCQIMADLLTIREYKGRLRGVTVAYVGDSNNVAHTWLLGAALMGLHLRLACPPGYEPRPEVLALAKTLARDTGATVQVLHDPVAAVRGAEVVYTDVWTSMGQEGEEEERRQIFAPYQVNADLVAHAAPDFIFMHCMPAHRGEEVTGDVLDGPHSVVLDQAENRLHVQKAILLALLG